In the genome of Oncorhynchus nerka isolate Pitt River linkage group LG4, Oner_Uvic_2.0, whole genome shotgun sequence, the window TGATCAATAGTGAGCTATAGACTACAGGAGCTTCACATCTCACATAACAATGACAGAATATACCGATTTGGGTAACACTTGACACACAGCATCATAACACGTTATGAGTCTTaacatgtcataacagctgacataacttgtcataaccagTTATAATATAGTCATAACTGTCATGACACATTTAGACCTGTTATATACATAGCATTATTTTCGGGCTGGTTACGAGACCTACATAAGCATGTAAAAACCAACATAACCTACCAcggtagttattttatggctgtttatgacacctacatgtagtgccttcagaaagtattcagaccccttgacttttcccacattttgtacGTTACAGCCacgttctaaaatgtattaaataaatgtgTTTCCTCAGcagtctatacacaataccccataatgtccgtgaaaacatttatttttgggggcaaatttaaaacaaaacaaaaacttcaaagtattcagcccctttgctatgagtcaaaattgagctcaggtgcatctcgtttccattgatcatccttgagatggactccaatgaagttgtagacacacctgtggtaaattcaattgattggacatgtctatacatggtcccacagttgacagtgcatgtcagagcaaaaactaagccatgaggtcaaagtaattgtccgtagagctccgagaggattgtgttgaggcacagatctgcggaAGTGTATCAAAAAatgtgcagcattgaaggtccaataacagtggcctccctcattcttaaatggaaaatgtTTAGAACCACCTGATGGTCactcagagctctagagttcctctgtggagattggagaaccttccagaatgacaaccatttctgcagcactccaccaatcaggcctttatggtagagtggcaagacggaATCACTCCTCAGTAAGTCACATGAAAGCCCCCTTGGAGTTTGCCATTAGGCACCtacacaagattctctggtctgatgaaacccaagatttaactctttggcctgaatgccaagcgccacgtctggagaaaacctggcaccatccctacggcgaagcatggtggttgtttcatgctgtggggatgtgtttCAGCAAAAGGGACACGtatcaggatcgaggcaaagatgaatggagcaaagtactgctccagagctctcaggacctcagactgggataaAGGTtaaacttccaacaggacaatgaccataagcacaGCGAAAACACCACGAGTGGCTTCgggtcaagtctctgaatgtccttgagtggccccagccagagcccggatttgaaccccatcaaacatccccggagagacctgaaaatagctgtgcagcaacgctccccagccAACatgagcttgagagaatctgtagagaagaataagagaaacttcccaaatacaggtgtgccaagcttgttgcacAATATgaaagactcgatgctgtaatcgctgccaaacgggcttcaacaaagtactgagttaagagtctgaatacttgtgttaATGTGTCATTTCAGTTAgctttttagaaattgttgcggGGGGACAAGCCACCCTCTTACTGACATAAGGGCATATGTTACTGGCATGTATGAATATGGGCATAATGCTTGGTGTCAATAGTATTTTTAGTCCAAGTAGTGGCACTGAAAGGACATAACGCATTGTGTATTTTCtagttatttaaaatatatacaaaacGCATTAAACGATTTAAGAACACAGCTTTCAAAAGGAAACTTTGGTGGCAAAAAAAATGGAATGTTGGGTTTGACACTTAAGTCACAACAGGTATATGGTCAAGACACTGGGTGTTGTGTTACCTGAACCATTTCAGAATTTGTAGGATATTAACTGGGTAATGAACTCCCAGACAGGGAAGCATACAGGAGTAACACTTTGAGCTGGTTGTTGAATAACTTAAATCACATTACCAGAAAGAAACCCACTACCACAGCAAATACTGACCACTTGTATGTAGTGCCAAATACCAAACACTTCAAATTCACACATCCACTCTTATGCAGTCAGTTAAGGAGTCTTTTGCCACTTTATTCTGATTTTGTTAAACAAAAGTGGTCCACATGGGACAATTCAAAATGCAAAATAAAGGCAAGCCACAAATGAAACAAGTTCAGACACAGGACAAACCGTTCCCTAAGGGAGAGGAATGGTAAAAAAAACTAATCTCAATATTAGGGAATATTTTTGAttctggggaggggagagatcAAGGGGAAGTAAGGAGACGTTGATGCTTAGAGCTGCATGGAGGGAACAAGGGAGGAAAGGCTCAAAGCTGGGtgaaggaggggtgggagggacgCTCAGAGCTCTCCGCAGTCAGCGATGGCCACCTTGGCGGAACACTTGCCACTGCTAGAACCCTTCTTCTCCATGCTAGCGATGATGTTGAGGCCCTCGACCACCTTGCCAAACACAACGTGCTTGCCGTTCAGCCTACAGACGGAAAGAGATAAGAGTCAGTGGGCACCAATGCTGAGGTATGGCAGTGTTCTTCCTGAACAAGCAGACAGGATTCCTGAGGTTTTAAGGCAAACAAAATAGAATGTTTGTAGCCATAGGGCTGTGACAAATATGGACTTTGGGGTAACAATTACCTGACAAAGGTAAATGTACAACTACTCAAAATAGACATTCTCTTGCCCTTCTCCCTGGCATGTTACCCTAGCAGTGGGAACTACAGCAGGACCAGGGCTAATGTGTCAACTATAACACCCCGAAAATAAATTGAGTATAAACATTTCTTTAGTCTTCATCCATAATCACTGGTAACACCATTATAGAACTCCAATAACAGCCCTATTGCTTGGTGAACACATTCAGGCCAGTGGTGCACTTCCCTGAAGGACACTATAGCGTGCTGCCAGTGTGGAGGAAGTATCTTGCCAGTCAGTTTGATGGTGGGGTTTGTCACCAGTCACTTCAGAGCATTAggctgtttacacaggcagcccaattctcaACTTCCTTCTaccaattggtcttttgacccaTTCCTTTCAGATCTGATCATCAAAACAAGTGATTAAAAAAAATCAGAACCAATTTGCCTGTTTAGACAGCACGAGTAGTGCACGCATGTATCAGAGGCACCATTGAAGGGGCTGAGGAGTGTTGGAAGGTTGGACTGCATCAGTTGTTGCCATTAGGCAGTGTCGTCACAACCACAAGGCTTGGAAGACCATCGTGAGAAACATCACTTGCAGAATGTAAAGGTGCATTAAATTTCTACTGCATGTCAGTGTGAACTGCGTGTCCGCGTGCCTCACCAGTCAGTGTTAGCAGTGCAGATAAAGAACTGGGACCCGTTGGTGTTAGGGCCAGCGTTGGCCATGGACAGACAGCCCATGCCTGTGTGCTTCAGGGTGAAGTTCTCGTCAGCAAACTTATTGCCGTAGATGGACTTGCCCCCAGTTCCATTGTGGTTGGTGAAGTCTCCGCCCTGAAGGTAAGGAAAGAAATTAACATTGTCACATGTCATGAAACATGCTCACTTACAAGCCCTTCCCCAACAATGGTTAAAAACACAATTTTGCACAAGAAAAGGAAATCATAACATAATCTTGAATGTAGGCTAAGCAATCAGGACAGTCAGTGAGATCATGGTAATTTTATTTGTATAACTCGCTTTTTAATTATTAAAAAAAAGAATCATGCTACTGGAAAGGATCCTTTTTTCTGGAAAAAAATTGGGAGTGTTGGAACTGCATCAGTGTTGCATTTGGCAACGTCGTCATAACCACAAGGTTTGGAAGACCATCATGAGAAAAACATCAGCTGCAGAGaacctgtgtaaatcagtcaattaaacatAAGGTGGGTGGGGAGTCCAGCACTGGGCCTGGTTGCAGCTGTCAGCTATGATCAGATCAGAGCATGTATTCAGAAAGCGTCTCGGAATATACACGTTGATCTAGGTTCAGGCCATACCCCCCGCTCACCTGGCACATGAAACCGGGGATGATGCGATGGAAGCTGGAGCCCTTGTAGCCAAACCCCTTGTCCCCAGTGCACAGGACACGGAAGTTCTCTGGGGGAAAACAGGCAACGTCACGTCACGATCAGTGACTGCATAGCAGCTTAAAGGCATAAAGGCTGCATCAAGTCAAAATGCAGGGGTTCTCTGATCATTGAAATATCAAACTGAAAAGGTTGGTTTCAAGTACACTTCATTATATCTTTGAAACAAATTTGATGTAGAAGTCAATGCTTTTTTGGGTGATAAAGCATTGCAGCTACATTAATTACTGAAAAGTAGAATCATTGAGTCAAACAGATTGGCCCATGTTTGACATCACAAGAATATGGTCGCTAGCTAACCACGTTTGCATCACACCCCAGTCTATTGCAGAGGCAGCAAATAGGCCATCTCTGCAGGGCCTAATTCACAGGCTGTCAACCAGGCCACGAGGACTAACAATAGGCGGGGGCCCCACTCTGCCGAGTAAACCCATTCACAGCACAGCGGGCCACACAATGCTCCTGCTTACTTATCGGAAGCAGACCTGCCCTTTTGAATTTACATGCATCAGCAGTTCATTGTATATCTGGGGGGGCATGACAGAGGCACCTTTGGAAGGGGCTGAGGAGCATTGGGAAGATGACTGCATCAGTTGTTGCCATTAGGCAGTGTCGTCACCACCACAAGGCTTGGAAGACCATCGTGAGAAACATCATTTGCAGAGAATGTGTGAATTATTCAGGATATTGCAATCATTTAAGCCATCTTACCTGCAGTCTTGGGGACAACATCTGCAAAAAGCTGCAAGAAAAGATGGCTTTACATTAGCATACAATCAATGAGGAGCAAAAACAGCATGCAGAGAAAGTCTGACACTGAACATGTGGGCAAGGAAAGACTTAAAGCATTGACTACAGGAACCAAGGCAGACATGGGCAAGACCTTTGGTTCAAGGTGACGTGTTCTAGATTCACTCTGTTAAGATCCACCAGAACTCCCATGTGAGAACAAGACTGGTGTTACGCCTAGGTGAAGCTACAGAAGCTGTTCATTTCCAACCCATCATGTGACAGTCCATTGCAACAGACAAGCAAACATCTTCAGGCAATGATGTCAGAATCAGAGCAGTGTGCACCATCTCATATTGCCTTATACAATACAACTGCTCACAATACACTATCAACTAGCCACTCAAGGTAAAAGTTTAAATGGTATTTTTCATTATGGCACTAATCTAGG includes:
- the LOC115119919 gene encoding peptidyl-prolyl cis-trans isomerase A-like, with product MPNPRVYFDITIGDTPAGRIEMELFADVVPKTAENFRVLCTGDKGFGYKGSSFHRIIPGFMCQGGDFTNHNGTGGKSIYGNKFADENFTLKHTGMGCLSMANAGPNTNGSQFFICTANTDWLNGKHVVFGKVVEGLNIIASMEKKGSSSGKCSAKVAIADCGEL